The Anoxybacillus flavithermus genome has a segment encoding these proteins:
- a CDS encoding 50S ribosomal protein L35, protein MPKMKTHKGSAKRFKKTGTGQLKRSHAFTSHLFANKTQKQKRKLRKATLVSKGDFKRIRQLLDNVK, encoded by the coding sequence AACTCACAAAGGCTCAGCGAAGCGTTTCAAAAAGACAGGAACAGGTCAATTAAAACGTTCACACGCATTCACTAGCCACTTATTCGCAAATAAAACACAAAAACAAAAACGTAAACTTCGCAAAGCAACACTTGTATCAAAAGGCGATTTCAAACGCATTCGTCAATTGTTAGATAACGTAAAATAA
- a CDS encoding 50S ribosomal protein L20: MPRVKGGTVTRRRRKKILKLAKGYFGSKHRLYKVANQQVMKSLMYAYRDRRQRKRDFRKLWITRINAAARMNGLSYSRLMHGLKLAGIEVNRKMLADLAVNDAAAFTQLANIAKENLNR; encoded by the coding sequence ATGCCACGTGTAAAAGGCGGTACAGTCACACGCAGACGTCGTAAAAAAATTCTTAAACTTGCAAAAGGATATTTCGGTTCAAAACATCGTTTATATAAAGTAGCAAACCAACAAGTGATGAAATCTTTAATGTACGCGTATCGCGATCGTCGCCAACGCAAACGCGACTTCCGTAAACTTTGGATTACGCGCATTAACGCTGCAGCGCGCATGAACGGTCTTTCTTACAGCCGTTTAATGCACGGATTAAAGCTTGCAGGAATCGAAGTAAACCGCAAAATGCTTGCTGATTTAGCAGTAAACGATGCGGCAGCATTCACACAACTTGCAAACATCGCAAAAGAAAATTTAAACAGGTAA
- a CDS encoding dUTPase — MNLQTLFSMQRQLDERIETERGLRGERLVERKLLALLVEIGELANETRCFKFWSSKPKAADETILEEYVDGLHFILSLGLDLSLDKHVQWPNVEESEPLVEQFLRVFETVHAFRMKLDSEAYNQLVYAYAKLGHALQFTAEQIERAYVAKNEVNHERQSHNY; from the coding sequence ATGAATTTACAAACATTATTTTCTATGCAACGGCAATTGGATGAGCGAATTGAGACAGAACGAGGATTGCGTGGCGAACGTTTAGTCGAGCGCAAGTTGTTAGCTCTTCTTGTTGAAATTGGAGAACTTGCCAATGAAACACGTTGTTTTAAATTTTGGAGCTCAAAACCGAAAGCGGCCGACGAAACGATTTTAGAGGAATATGTCGATGGTCTTCATTTTATTTTATCGCTCGGACTAGACCTTTCTCTTGATAAGCATGTTCAATGGCCAAACGTTGAAGAAAGTGAACCGCTTGTTGAGCAATTTTTACGCGTATTTGAGACCGTTCATGCGTTTCGGATGAAGTTAGACAGCGAGGCATATAACCAATTAGTATATGCGTACGCTAAGCTCGGTCATGCGCTTCAATTCACTGCTGAGCAAATCGAACGAGCGTATGTCGCAAAAAACGAAGTGAATCATGAACGGCAAAGTCACAATTATTAA
- a CDS encoding peptidase M28 codes for MKKLDETLTMLKALTDAKGVPGNEREVREVMKSYIAPYADEVTTDRLGSLIAKKVGKENGPKVMIAGHLDEVGFMVTQIDEKGFIRFQPLGGWWGQVMLAQRVTIVTKKGDITGVIGSKPPHILPVEARRKPVEIKDMFIDIGASSREEAIEWGVRPGDAIVPYFEFTVMNNEKMLLAKAWDNRIGCAVAIDVLKQLKDVDHPNVVYGVGTVQEEVGLRGARTSAFAIEPDIAFAVDVGIAGDTPGVSEKEAMGKLGGGPHIVLYDATLVSHKGLREFVISIAEEMNIPYRFDAMPGGGTDAGAIHLTMRGVPALTISIPTRYIHSHAALLHRDDYEQTVKLLVEVIKRLDEEKVKEITFD; via the coding sequence GTGAAGAAATTAGATGAAACGTTAACGATGTTGAAAGCGTTAACGGATGCAAAAGGCGTTCCAGGGAATGAGCGAGAAGTACGCGAAGTAATGAAGTCGTACATCGCTCCGTATGCGGATGAAGTGACGACCGATCGTCTCGGGAGCCTCATTGCGAAAAAAGTAGGAAAAGAAAATGGACCAAAAGTGATGATTGCCGGTCATTTAGATGAAGTTGGTTTTATGGTGACGCAAATTGATGAAAAAGGTTTTATTCGCTTCCAACCGCTCGGTGGCTGGTGGGGGCAAGTCATGCTTGCTCAACGTGTGACGATCGTGACGAAAAAAGGCGACATTACAGGTGTTATCGGATCGAAACCGCCACATATTTTACCTGTAGAAGCGAGAAGAAAGCCTGTTGAAATAAAAGATATGTTTATTGACATTGGGGCTTCGAGTCGTGAAGAAGCGATAGAATGGGGCGTCCGCCCTGGCGATGCGATCGTTCCGTATTTTGAATTTACGGTCATGAACAATGAAAAAATGTTGCTTGCGAAAGCATGGGATAACCGCATCGGTTGCGCTGTTGCGATTGATGTGTTGAAACAATTAAAAGATGTCGATCATCCAAACGTCGTATATGGCGTTGGAACCGTACAAGAAGAAGTTGGGTTGCGCGGCGCGCGTACATCTGCTTTTGCGATTGAGCCAGATATTGCGTTTGCGGTAGATGTAGGGATTGCTGGTGATACACCAGGCGTATCAGAAAAAGAGGCAATGGGTAAACTCGGCGGTGGGCCACACATCGTTTTATACGATGCAACGCTCGTTTCTCATAAAGGATTGCGTGAATTTGTCATTAGTATCGCAGAGGAAATGAACATTCCATACCGTTTTGACGCAATGCCAGGCGGTGGAACAGACGCAGGAGCAATTCATTTAACAATGCGCGGAGTTCCAGCGTTAACTATTTCGATTCCAACGCGATACATTCATTCTCATGCTGCGCTCCTTCATCGCGACGATTACGAACAAACCGTAAAACTATTAGTTGAAGTTATTAAGCGACTGGATGAAGAGAAAGTAAAAGAAATTACGTTTGATTGA
- a CDS encoding sugar ABC transporter substrate-binding protein translates to MFKRYWKWFALVLMPVLVLAACSGKQSSTDDKGGESSEKIVLTAWAWNVNVGALNEAMKEFQKSNPNIELKVEDIGRLDVYDKLSTGLAAGGTGLPDIVLVEDDRIHGYVNAFPKGFVNLSEKGFDQYKDVFPAFKKDLTSVDGKFYAMPFDAGPTGMFYRTDLFEKAGVKAEDIETWDDFLAAAKKIKEATGAFAMPLDKFKDDPIFRMMLNQRGIYYFDKDGKIDLTNPKAVEAMDMLKKFDDAGLIKDVDGWNGIVSATVDGSVATVPFGAWYYGTIVDQAKDTNGKWGVFLLPSFEKGGNRAANLGGSSWMIPASSKHVDEAYKFLEFFSTTKDIQLMAMEKYGLFPSLASAYDSELFTSGVEFFGGQKIWELFANEMKDIPTAYYTNDYAVALDEAIKAQADVFNGKEPKKALEEAAKRLKDRTKREMNTY, encoded by the coding sequence ATGTTTAAACGTTATTGGAAGTGGTTTGCCTTAGTCTTAATGCCGGTGCTCGTGTTAGCAGCTTGCAGTGGCAAACAGTCATCGACGGACGACAAAGGGGGAGAATCAAGCGAGAAAATTGTCTTAACAGCTTGGGCTTGGAACGTAAACGTTGGGGCTTTAAATGAAGCGATGAAAGAGTTTCAAAAGAGCAACCCAAATATTGAATTAAAGGTGGAAGATATCGGCCGTTTGGATGTATATGACAAATTATCGACAGGATTAGCTGCAGGTGGAACAGGTCTTCCAGATATTGTGCTTGTAGAAGACGACCGTATTCATGGCTATGTGAATGCGTTTCCAAAAGGTTTCGTCAATTTGTCGGAAAAAGGATTTGATCAGTATAAAGATGTATTCCCGGCGTTCAAAAAAGATTTAACATCTGTCGATGGAAAGTTTTATGCGATGCCGTTTGATGCAGGTCCGACAGGGATGTTCTATCGCACGGATTTGTTTGAAAAGGCAGGAGTGAAAGCAGAAGACATTGAAACATGGGATGACTTTTTAGCGGCAGCGAAAAAAATTAAAGAGGCAACAGGTGCATTTGCAATGCCTCTAGATAAGTTTAAAGATGATCCGATTTTCCGTATGATGCTCAATCAACGTGGAATTTATTACTTTGATAAAGATGGAAAAATTGACTTGACAAATCCGAAAGCTGTAGAAGCAATGGACATGTTGAAAAAGTTTGATGATGCAGGACTTATTAAAGATGTTGATGGATGGAATGGAATTGTATCAGCAACAGTAGATGGTTCTGTCGCTACGGTTCCATTTGGTGCATGGTATTATGGAACAATTGTCGATCAAGCGAAAGATACGAATGGCAAATGGGGAGTATTTTTACTTCCATCTTTCGAAAAAGGTGGAAATCGCGCAGCGAATCTAGGTGGTAGTAGCTGGATGATTCCTGCTTCTTCAAAACATGTTGACGAAGCATATAAGTTTTTAGAGTTTTTCTCAACAACAAAAGATATTCAGTTAATGGCAATGGAGAAATATGGGTTATTCCCATCGTTAGCGAGTGCATATGACTCTGAATTGTTCACGAGCGGCGTAGAATTTTTCGGAGGACAAAAAATTTGGGAATTGTTCGCAAATGAAATGAAAGACATTCCAACAGCCTACTATACGAACGACTATGCTGTTGCTTTAGATGAAGCGATTAAGGCACAAGCGGACGTATTTAATGGAAAAGAACCGAAAAAAGCGCTTGAAGAAGCTGCTAAACGTTTGAAAGATCGAACGAAGCGAGAAATGAACACTTATTAA
- a CDS encoding lactose ABC transporter permease, translating to MKKHVWKKKIVPYIFIAPSVILFSIFMLYPIGYSLIMSFQTSVGGEMTFNGLENYKRLFNDAIFLKALKNTFIILVVQVPIMLFLALILAVLLHSSLLKWKAMFRVSFFLPAVTSLVAYSIIFSIMLMNDGLMNQLLEWIGIGKIPWLSHPFWAKVSLILAMTWRWVGYNMVIYLAALQNISEDLYEAASIDGASKVRQFFSITIPQLKPVILFTAILSTIGTLQLFDEPYTLTKGGPSDETLTIGMYLYQTGFRYFDFGYASTIAYVIVVLIAILSFIQFKVSGDER from the coding sequence ATGAAAAAACATGTATGGAAAAAGAAAATTGTGCCGTACATTTTCATTGCTCCTTCTGTAATTTTGTTTTCCATTTTTATGCTTTATCCGATCGGTTACTCTCTCATTATGAGTTTTCAGACAAGTGTCGGCGGGGAGATGACGTTTAACGGTTTAGAAAACTATAAGCGTTTATTTAATGATGCCATTTTTTTAAAGGCATTAAAAAACACCTTTATTATTTTAGTGGTTCAAGTTCCGATAATGCTCTTTTTAGCGCTTATTTTAGCCGTCCTTCTTCACTCTTCACTTTTAAAATGGAAAGCGATGTTTCGTGTATCTTTTTTTCTACCAGCTGTTACATCGCTTGTAGCGTATTCCATCATTTTTTCAATTATGTTGATGAACGATGGGTTGATGAATCAGCTGTTAGAATGGATAGGTATTGGGAAAATCCCATGGCTTTCACATCCATTTTGGGCGAAAGTATCCCTCATTTTAGCCATGACATGGCGTTGGGTCGGATATAATATGGTCATTTATTTAGCCGCTTTGCAAAATATTTCAGAAGACTTATATGAGGCAGCAAGTATCGATGGGGCAAGTAAGGTGAGACAGTTTTTTTCAATTACCATTCCCCAGTTAAAACCGGTTATTTTATTTACAGCTATTCTATCAACGATCGGTACGCTCCAATTGTTTGACGAACCATATACGTTAACAAAAGGTGGTCCGAGTGATGAAACATTAACAATTGGAATGTACTTGTATCAAACAGGATTTCGCTATTTTGACTTCGGATATGCCTCAACAATTGCGTACGTCATTGTCGTTTTAATTGCTATTTTAAGCTTTATTCAATTTAAAGTATCGGGGGATGAGCGATGA
- a CDS encoding ABC transporter permease, producing the protein MKKISLYVTLTIGALISLFPFYWAFIGATNESGKLFSKQLSFVPGTKLIENVTNLNESIGIGRVLFNSLFVSLTYTIFSLLICTMAAYAFAKFEFKGRDTIFAIFLLSMMIPYHATVIPLFKMMAAFGWLNTYKALILPNLAYPFAIFLMRQNMLAFPNALIEAARIDGAGEWRIFFRIVLPSMKPALAATAIFLFMYQWNSFLWPLIAVSSTDMYTFPVALSSLFGLSRIDYGQVMAGVTLATVPIIVFFLSLQRHFISGMLGSAVK; encoded by the coding sequence ATGAAAAAAATCAGCTTATACGTTACGTTGACGATCGGGGCGCTCATTTCGCTATTTCCGTTTTATTGGGCGTTTATCGGTGCCACAAATGAGAGTGGAAAGCTTTTTTCTAAGCAGTTGTCATTTGTTCCGGGGACAAAACTTATTGAAAATGTGACAAATTTGAATGAATCTATCGGAATTGGTCGAGTGTTGTTTAACTCACTATTTGTTTCTCTAACGTATACAATTTTTAGTTTACTTATTTGTACGATGGCTGCGTATGCATTTGCGAAATTTGAATTTAAAGGAAGAGACACGATTTTTGCTATTTTTCTATTGTCGATGATGATCCCATATCACGCCACCGTTATACCTTTATTTAAAATGATGGCTGCATTCGGATGGCTGAATACGTATAAAGCACTTATTTTGCCGAATTTAGCATATCCTTTTGCTATTTTCTTAATGCGACAAAACATGTTAGCATTTCCAAATGCTTTGATCGAAGCGGCAAGAATAGATGGTGCGGGGGAATGGCGTATTTTTTTCCGTATCGTGTTGCCGTCCATGAAACCAGCGCTTGCAGCGACTGCCATTTTTCTATTCATGTACCAATGGAATAGCTTTTTATGGCCTTTAATCGCTGTGTCGTCAACCGATATGTACACGTTCCCTGTTGCACTTTCTAGTTTATTCGGTTTATCACGTATCGATTACGGGCAAGTGATGGCAGGGGTAACGTTAGCTACTGTTCCAATCATTGTTTTCTTTTTGTCATTACAAAGACATTTTATTTCGGGTATGTTGGGAAGCGCGGTGAAGTAA
- a CDS encoding alpha-galactosidase produces the protein MPIFINESLRQFHLQTKESSYIFCVLKNGQLGHLYYGKKVNHREDFSHLFQLPNEPIGNATFLYKGDQTFSLEVIKQEYPSYGTTDFREPAFHIWHENGSRITRFVFQSYKVIKGKPKLDGLPATYVDDENDATTLMITLYDEASRVQLQLQYSVFEHESVITRSVRLTNDGQHPIAIERILSAVVDYPDAQFEMIHLDGAWIRERHVTSRVLKKGVQFIDSKRGTSSSQHNPFFALKRIEATEHTGDVYGFSLVYSGNFIAGVEVDHYDVARAFIGINPFDFRWILHPNESFQTPEVVMVYSSAGLNGMSQTYHRLYASHLVRGPWRHRPRPILINNWEATYFQFHEDKLLAIADVAKELGVELFVLDDGWFEGRNDDTTSLGDWVVDVNKIPNGLCCLAEKINKKGLQFGIWIEPEMICEKSRLYEAHPDWVLKAPNCSEISHGRNQYILDLTRKDVRDYLYDTISHLLESANITYVKWDMNRNMTEIGSALLEASRQGEVAHRYILGLYELLERIINKFPHVLFESCASGGNRFDPGMLYYMQQSWASDNTDAWERVKIQYGTSFVYPISSIGAHVSAVPNHQTGRVTPLKTRWHVAMFGAFGYELDATMLSAQEKQQIKEQISFFKKHRELLQYGTFYRLLSPFEGTDSAWMVVSEDKRKAIVVFYRFVAKPNPSFLRLYVKGLDPSLKYEVTIENQKETLYGDELMHIGLFLPPFYMGTVRTKETVMVGDYVSCLAVLEAIE, from the coding sequence ATGCCTATTTTTATTAATGAGTCGTTACGGCAATTTCATTTACAAACGAAGGAAAGCAGTTACATTTTTTGTGTGTTAAAAAACGGCCAACTTGGTCATTTGTATTACGGAAAAAAAGTCAATCATCGTGAGGATTTTTCTCACTTGTTTCAATTACCGAATGAACCGATCGGAAATGCAACATTTTTATACAAAGGAGATCAAACGTTTTCTCTTGAGGTGATTAAACAAGAATATCCATCGTATGGGACGACAGATTTTCGTGAACCAGCATTTCATATATGGCATGAAAATGGAAGTCGGATTACTCGGTTTGTTTTTCAATCATACAAAGTGATAAAAGGAAAACCGAAGCTTGACGGTCTTCCTGCAACGTACGTAGATGATGAAAATGATGCAACGACGCTCATGATTACGTTATATGACGAAGCATCACGTGTACAGTTACAGTTACAATATAGTGTCTTTGAACATGAAAGTGTGATTACTCGAAGCGTTCGTTTAACAAATGATGGGCAACATCCGATCGCTATTGAGAGGATATTAAGTGCTGTTGTTGATTATCCAGATGCTCAGTTTGAGATGATTCATTTAGATGGAGCATGGATTCGCGAACGTCATGTCACATCGCGAGTGTTGAAAAAAGGAGTTCAGTTTATTGATAGCAAACGTGGCACAAGTAGTTCACAGCATAATCCTTTTTTTGCTCTAAAACGTATCGAGGCAACAGAACATACGGGAGATGTGTATGGCTTTAGTCTTGTATATAGCGGAAACTTTATCGCAGGAGTTGAGGTTGATCATTATGATGTTGCACGCGCTTTTATTGGCATAAATCCGTTTGATTTTCGATGGATTTTGCATCCAAATGAATCGTTTCAAACACCTGAAGTCGTTATGGTATATTCATCGGCTGGATTAAATGGAATGAGCCAAACGTATCACCGTCTGTATGCTTCTCATCTTGTGAGAGGACCTTGGCGCCATCGTCCGCGCCCTATTTTAATCAACAACTGGGAAGCAACGTATTTTCAATTTCATGAAGATAAATTGTTAGCGATTGCTGATGTGGCAAAAGAGCTAGGTGTTGAGTTGTTTGTTTTAGACGATGGATGGTTTGAGGGAAGAAATGATGATACGACATCACTAGGGGATTGGGTTGTAGATGTGAATAAAATTCCAAACGGCTTATGTTGTTTAGCAGAGAAAATCAACAAAAAAGGGTTGCAGTTTGGTATTTGGATAGAGCCGGAAATGATATGTGAAAAAAGCAGATTATATGAAGCACATCCAGACTGGGTGTTGAAAGCACCGAACTGTTCAGAGATTTCACATGGAAGAAATCAATACATTCTCGATTTAACAAGAAAAGATGTGAGAGATTATTTATACGATACAATCAGTCATTTGTTAGAAAGTGCAAATATCACATATGTGAAATGGGATATGAACCGAAATATGACAGAAATAGGATCTGCTCTACTTGAAGCAAGTAGACAAGGAGAAGTTGCGCATCGCTATATTCTCGGATTATATGAATTGCTCGAGCGGATCATAAATAAATTTCCACATGTTTTATTTGAATCTTGCGCTAGCGGCGGAAATCGATTTGACCCTGGTATGCTTTATTATATGCAACAAAGTTGGGCAAGCGATAATACTGATGCATGGGAGCGTGTCAAAATTCAATATGGCACATCATTTGTCTATCCGATAAGTTCGATTGGTGCACATGTATCGGCTGTACCTAACCATCAGACAGGAAGGGTTACGCCCCTAAAGACAAGATGGCATGTAGCCATGTTTGGAGCATTTGGTTACGAATTGGACGCTACAATGTTAAGTGCACAAGAAAAGCAGCAAATAAAAGAACAAATTTCCTTTTTTAAAAAACATCGGGAACTTTTGCAGTACGGTACGTTTTATCGTCTATTAAGTCCGTTTGAAGGGACGGACTCAGCGTGGATGGTCGTTTCAGAAGATAAAAGAAAGGCGATCGTTGTTTTTTATCGTTTTGTAGCAAAACCAAATCCTTCATTCCTGCGATTATATGTAAAAGGTCTCGATCCTTCATTGAAGTATGAAGTAACAATAGAAAATCAAAAAGAGACACTTTATGGAGATGAACTTATGCATATCGGACTTTTTCTTCCGCCGTTTTATATGGGGACAGTAAGGACGAAGGAAACGGTAATGGTAGGGGATTACGTGTCTTGCTTGGCTGTGCTAGAGGCAATAGAGTAG
- a CDS encoding galactokinase: MNELVRDFIQLFGQNEKDVCTFFAPGRVNLIGEHTDYNGGYVLPCSLHIGTYAVARLNDEGMIRLYSKNFHEDGIVSVTKEELAYDERHGWANYPKGIIQALMPKDAQNGIDVLYYGNIPNGAGLSSSASIELVTAVMLNELFHLRMDMMELIEISKKVENEYIGVNCGIMDQFAVGMGKAGHALLLDCQTLQYEYLPLSLEDCSIVIANTNKKRGLADSAYNERRATCEQALAKLQHYVRIHSLGDLTMEQFQQYAHVLSPIEQKRVRHVVSENERTKQAAFVLRHGDLHTFGQLMRQSHESLRDDYEVTGKELDTLVEAAWGHQGTIGARMTGAGFGGCTVNIVKDHYIPSFIEEVGQMYEMEIGYAPSFYVAKIGDGAKQLTEEGKMMS; encoded by the coding sequence ATGAATGAGTTAGTGCGTGATTTTATTCAATTGTTTGGTCAAAACGAGAAAGATGTTTGCACGTTTTTCGCCCCCGGTCGTGTGAATTTAATTGGTGAACATACGGATTATAATGGAGGATATGTGTTGCCGTGTTCTTTGCATATCGGAACGTATGCGGTTGCTCGATTAAACGATGAGGGGATGATTCGATTGTATTCGAAAAACTTTCATGAAGATGGAATTGTCTCCGTCACAAAAGAAGAACTTGCATATGACGAACGTCATGGATGGGCGAATTATCCAAAGGGAATCATTCAGGCGCTTATGCCGAAAGATGCACAAAATGGGATTGACGTTTTATATTATGGCAATATTCCGAATGGGGCAGGATTGTCTTCATCCGCGTCGATCGAGCTTGTTACTGCCGTTATGTTGAATGAGCTTTTTCACCTCCGTATGGATATGATGGAATTAATTGAAATTAGTAAAAAAGTAGAAAATGAATATATCGGTGTAAATTGTGGGATTATGGATCAATTTGCGGTGGGGATGGGAAAGGCAGGGCATGCGTTATTGCTTGATTGTCAGACACTCCAATATGAATATTTGCCGCTTTCTTTAGAAGATTGCTCGATTGTCATTGCCAATACGAATAAAAAACGCGGATTAGCGGATTCAGCATATAATGAACGCCGTGCGACATGTGAACAGGCGCTTGCGAAATTACAACACTATGTACGTATCCACTCACTTGGAGATTTAACGATGGAGCAGTTTCAACAATATGCGCACGTTTTGTCACCGATAGAACAAAAGCGAGTACGGCATGTTGTTTCAGAAAATGAACGAACGAAGCAAGCGGCTTTCGTTTTGCGTCATGGAGATTTGCATACGTTTGGACAATTGATGCGTCAATCACATGAATCGTTGCGTGATGATTATGAAGTGACAGGAAAAGAGTTAGATACGCTCGTGGAGGCGGCATGGGGACATCAAGGAACGATTGGAGCACGCATGACAGGAGCGGGGTTTGGCGGTTGTACAGTAAATATTGTAAAAGACCATTATATTCCGTCCTTTATCGAAGAAGTGGGACAAATGTATGAGATGGAAATAGGATATGCGCCCAGTTTTTATGTAGCTAAAATTGGTGACGGAGCAAAACAACTTACAGAGGAAGGGAAGATGATGTCATGA
- a CDS encoding UDP-glucose 4-epimerase GalE produces MILICGGAGYIGSHAVHRFIEKGEQVVVVDNLQTGHRKAIHRDALFYEGDIRDRQFLNDIFNKHEINTVIHFAAHSLVGESVKKPLMYYNNNVHGTEVLLDVMNAHGVKQIVFSSTAAVYGEPKRIPIEEEDETNPESPYGETKLAMEKMMKWANVAYGIRYISLRYFNVAGAYGTMLGEDHHPETHLIPLILQVPLGKRDEIHIFGDDYDTHDGTCIRDYIHVLDLVDAHMLAVEKLRNGGESDVYNLGNGSGFSVKQVVEAARRVTGHEIPAKIVARRSGDPARLVASSAKAQRELGWKPIYTNIEEIVASAWEWHKANPNGYEEV; encoded by the coding sequence ATGATTCTCATTTGCGGTGGAGCAGGATATATCGGGAGTCATGCAGTACACCGCTTCATTGAAAAAGGGGAGCAAGTTGTTGTCGTCGATAACTTACAAACAGGTCATCGCAAAGCAATCCACCGAGATGCGCTATTTTATGAAGGGGATATTCGTGACCGTCAATTTTTAAATGATATATTTAACAAACATGAGATAAATACGGTTATTCATTTCGCCGCTCATTCTCTCGTCGGTGAAAGTGTAAAGAAACCGCTTATGTACTACAACAATAATGTTCACGGAACAGAAGTGTTGCTTGATGTAATGAATGCACACGGCGTAAAACAAATTGTTTTCTCTTCAACAGCTGCTGTGTATGGGGAGCCAAAACGAATTCCGATTGAGGAAGAAGACGAAACGAATCCCGAAAGTCCATATGGTGAAACGAAGCTTGCAATGGAAAAAATGATGAAATGGGCGAACGTTGCGTACGGTATTCGTTATATTTCTTTACGATATTTCAATGTTGCTGGTGCATATGGAACAATGCTCGGAGAGGATCATCACCCAGAGACGCATTTAATTCCACTTATTTTGCAAGTGCCGTTAGGAAAAAGAGACGAGATTCATATTTTTGGAGATGATTACGACACACACGATGGCACTTGTATTCGTGATTATATTCACGTTTTAGATTTAGTAGATGCCCATATGTTAGCGGTTGAAAAGCTGAGAAATGGTGGCGAAAGCGATGTATACAATTTAGGGAATGGTAGCGGCTTTTCTGTAAAACAAGTCGTGGAAGCAGCACGTCGTGTCACAGGACATGAGATTCCAGCGAAAATTGTGGCGAGACGATCAGGAGACCCTGCCCGTTTAGTTGCTTCGTCTGCAAAAGCGCAACGCGAGCTTGGATGGAAACCGATATATACAAATATAGAGGAAATTGTTGCATCGGCATGGGAGTGGCATAAAGCGAATCCGAACGGATATGAAGAGGTGTAG